In one window of Opitutus sp. GAS368 DNA:
- a CDS encoding substrate-binding domain-containing protein, whose product MKRLLTLLLTLAALTAANAQSRDGLEVQKARAEHVTSRGKMAYYTQKFDLGGLPDYVPQQEVTGTIRLWGNNYIEDSNLGADWEREFRKFHPAVKFDRSGLKSGLVATAGLVAGVADIVGNRRITFAEVESFERMFNYEPLEITMARGSYDVPGWMTTFCIVVHRDNPITKLTLKQLDGIFGAARDGGWEGTSWHPEAGRGAKENIRTWGQLGLTGEWADKPINVYGLNLRYNNCDMFEHVVFHGGDKWNENLREYANYARADGTLAIAAAELIKDLGHDRYGIGWSGIQNVTPQTKALALAATDGGPYVALTIENVQNRTYPLAFDMFFYVNRAPGQPLDPKVKEFLRFVLSRQGQEAVQRDGKYLPLTAEVVREQLKKLE is encoded by the coding sequence ATGAAACGTCTCCTGACCCTTTTGCTCACCCTGGCCGCCCTCACCGCGGCGAACGCGCAATCCCGCGACGGCCTGGAGGTCCAGAAGGCCCGCGCGGAGCACGTCACCAGCCGGGGCAAGATGGCTTACTACACGCAGAAGTTCGACCTGGGCGGGCTGCCCGACTACGTGCCGCAGCAGGAGGTCACGGGCACGATCCGGCTGTGGGGCAACAACTACATCGAGGACAGCAACCTCGGCGCCGATTGGGAGCGGGAGTTCCGGAAATTCCATCCCGCGGTCAAATTCGACCGCAGCGGCCTGAAGAGCGGGTTGGTCGCCACCGCCGGTCTCGTCGCCGGCGTGGCCGACATCGTCGGCAACCGCCGCATCACCTTCGCCGAGGTCGAATCCTTCGAGCGCATGTTCAATTACGAACCGCTGGAGATCACCATGGCCCGCGGCTCCTACGATGTGCCGGGCTGGATGACGACCTTCTGCATCGTCGTCCACCGGGACAACCCGATCACGAAGCTGACCCTGAAACAGCTCGACGGGATTTTCGGGGCCGCCCGCGACGGCGGCTGGGAGGGAACGAGCTGGCATCCGGAGGCCGGGCGCGGCGCGAAGGAAAACATCCGCACCTGGGGCCAGCTCGGCCTCACCGGCGAGTGGGCCGACAAGCCCATCAACGTCTACGGGCTGAACCTCCGCTACAACAACTGCGACATGTTCGAGCACGTCGTCTTCCACGGCGGCGACAAGTGGAACGAGAACCTGCGGGAATACGCGAACTATGCCCGGGCCGACGGCACGCTGGCGATCGCCGCGGCGGAGTTGATCAAGGATCTCGGCCACGACCGCTACGGCATCGGCTGGAGCGGCATCCAGAATGTGACGCCGCAAACCAAGGCCCTGGCGCTCGCCGCTACGGACGGCGGGCCTTATGTCGCGCTCACCATCGAGAACGTCCAGAACCGCACCTATCCGCTGGCCTTCGACATGTTTTTCTATGTCAACCGCGCGCCCGGCCAGCCCCTCGACCCGAAGGTGAAGGAGTTCCTTCGCTTCGTCCTGAGCCGCCAGGGCCAGGAAGCGGTCCAGCGCGACGGCAAGTATCTCCCGCTCACGGCCGAGGTCGTGCGCGAGCAGCTCAAGAAACTCGAATGA
- a CDS encoding substrate-binding domain-containing protein: protein MTGKTNLGLGKALALGGMLLAAASVRATEPDLPPAYRPSRPVTGTIRSWGHGFLRPMMKLWEEGFQKYHPGVRFKDKLVTSAAAMAGLYTQRADLGVLAREITPPEVAAYEKMVRQKLTPVTVLTGSYGNQDKIMALGIFVNQDNPVSRLTFAQLDAIWGAEHKRGAKANIRTWDQLGATGEWSGQAIHPYSGLAFEAPAYFFSQTVMKGSVLWNEALRQCENDEDEVPSRGDEKVTPKITRHVDAYQKVVDAVGADRQGIGLAGAGYRNPHAKLVALAVEEGEPFVEATGENVANLSYPLARPVRFYINKGSTVPANPDVIEFLRFILSREGQALVAREGDFLALPAAVAREELAKLE, encoded by the coding sequence GTGACCGGCAAAACCAACCTTGGGCTGGGCAAAGCACTTGCGCTGGGCGGCATGCTGCTGGCCGCTGCGTCCGTCCGCGCCACGGAGCCGGATCTGCCGCCCGCCTACCGGCCGTCGCGGCCGGTGACCGGCACCATCCGCAGCTGGGGTCACGGCTTCCTGCGCCCGATGATGAAGCTGTGGGAGGAAGGCTTTCAGAAATACCACCCGGGCGTCCGGTTTAAGGACAAGCTGGTGACGAGCGCCGCCGCCATGGCCGGGCTCTACACCCAGCGGGCCGACCTGGGCGTGCTGGCCCGGGAGATCACGCCGCCCGAGGTGGCGGCCTACGAAAAGATGGTCCGGCAGAAGCTGACCCCGGTCACGGTCCTGACGGGCAGTTACGGCAACCAGGACAAGATCATGGCGCTCGGGATTTTTGTGAATCAGGACAACCCCGTCTCCCGGCTGACTTTTGCCCAGCTGGACGCCATCTGGGGTGCCGAGCACAAGCGCGGCGCGAAGGCGAACATCCGCACCTGGGATCAACTGGGCGCGACCGGAGAGTGGAGCGGACAGGCGATCCATCCTTACAGCGGCCTGGCGTTCGAGGCGCCGGCGTATTTCTTCTCCCAGACGGTGATGAAGGGCAGCGTGCTCTGGAACGAAGCGCTGCGGCAGTGCGAAAACGACGAGGACGAGGTCCCGTCGCGCGGTGATGAAAAGGTGACACCGAAGATCACGCGGCACGTTGACGCCTACCAGAAAGTGGTCGATGCCGTCGGGGCCGACCGCCAGGGCATCGGCCTGGCGGGAGCGGGCTATCGGAACCCTCACGCGAAACTGGTCGCGCTGGCGGTGGAGGAGGGCGAACCTTTTGTCGAGGCGACCGGCGAGAATGTGGCGAATCTCAGCTATCCGCTCGCGCGGCCTGTCCGGTTCTACATCAACAAGGGATCCACCGTCCCGGCGAACCCGGACGTGATTGAATTTCTCCGTTTCATCCTGAGCCGCGAGGGCCAGGCGTTGGTCGCTCGCGAGGGGGACTTCCTGGCACTGCCGGCCGCGGTCGCCCGCGAGGAGCTCGCGAAACTCGAATGA
- a CDS encoding substrate-binding domain-containing protein translates to MKSSAPSCFVAAALLAASLLPPLHAEPAPSADMVNALKAQAEHFRIVRERGEKAYYQPRFDLSALPHYQPSKLLTGWLRIHGNNYIADGLLGEYWQKAFAKFQPAIRISYYLPTSAGSFGALDYNQADLIFSHRPGFYDLLAYERMKNCDPVEITAVTGSYDVGGWENSFTIIVNGDNPIKGLTMEQLDGIFGAEREGGWVGTNWRPDLARGPDKNIRTWGQLGLTGEWADKPIHVYGFSLRYNTATAFCDLVLKGSDKWNETIKAYGNYMAPDGKRYVEADQITGAIGKDKYAIGFNRYRGERPNVRRIAIGDGKGPLVEHTIDNIQNGSYPLLTQVYFYTTVLPGQKMDPMVREFLRFILSQEGQAEVQRDGKYLPLTAEMVREQLKKLE, encoded by the coding sequence ATGAAATCGTCCGCCCCCTCCTGTTTCGTCGCCGCGGCCCTGCTGGCCGCTTCGCTTCTGCCGCCACTGCACGCCGAGCCCGCCCCGTCGGCGGACATGGTCAACGCCCTGAAGGCGCAGGCCGAGCACTTCCGCATCGTGCGCGAGCGCGGCGAGAAGGCCTATTACCAGCCCCGGTTCGACCTGAGCGCGCTGCCGCATTACCAGCCGTCCAAGCTGCTGACGGGCTGGCTGCGCATCCACGGCAACAACTACATCGCCGACGGCCTGCTGGGCGAATACTGGCAGAAAGCCTTCGCCAAGTTCCAGCCGGCCATCCGCATCTCCTATTACCTGCCGACCTCCGCCGGCTCCTTCGGCGCCCTCGATTACAACCAGGCGGACCTGATCTTTTCGCACCGGCCGGGTTTCTACGACCTGCTCGCCTACGAGCGCATGAAGAACTGCGACCCGGTGGAAATCACCGCCGTGACCGGCTCCTATGACGTCGGCGGCTGGGAAAATTCGTTCACGATCATCGTCAACGGCGACAATCCCATCAAGGGCCTCACGATGGAGCAGCTCGACGGCATCTTCGGGGCGGAACGCGAGGGCGGCTGGGTCGGCACCAACTGGCGGCCCGACCTCGCCCGCGGTCCCGACAAGAACATCCGCACGTGGGGCCAGCTCGGCCTGACGGGCGAGTGGGCGGACAAGCCGATCCACGTCTACGGTTTCAGCCTGCGCTACAATACCGCGACGGCCTTCTGCGACCTCGTGCTCAAGGGCAGCGACAAGTGGAACGAGACGATCAAGGCCTACGGCAACTACATGGCACCGGACGGCAAGCGCTACGTCGAGGCCGACCAGATCACCGGGGCCATCGGGAAGGACAAATATGCGATCGGTTTCAACCGCTACCGCGGCGAGCGGCCGAATGTCCGCCGGATCGCGATCGGCGACGGGAAAGGCCCGCTGGTCGAGCACACGATCGACAATATCCAGAACGGCTCCTACCCGCTGCTGACCCAGGTCTACTTCTATACCACGGTGCTGCCGGGCCAGAAGATGGACCCGATGGTGAGGGAATTCCTCCGCTTCATCCTCAGCCAGGAGGGCCAGGCCGAGGTCCAGCGTGACGGCAAATACCTGCCGCTCACCGCCGAGATGGTGCGCGAGCAATTGAAGAAACTCGAGTGA
- a CDS encoding substrate-binding domain-containing protein — protein MAQVRQIAAGLIWTVAPLAAAEAVPLNPYQPPVNATQTIRIWGDRHMDALTRAWARAYRVAHPEISFEIKLLGNGTGMPALYLGLADLAFFGRDLIVTDKDGFNHVMKYDPVRIELGTGSLDAPGKATALALFVHRDNPLAQLTLAQVDAIFSAQRRRGAPAAIRTWGQLGLTGEWADKPINLYADDTQSMAALFFQRVALGDSRMMNWEHFTEFQDIRHPDGTVTEAAAQSMAALRADRYGLAVSNLHYLDAQVRPVALAAQEGGAYGLPTAENLISRRYPLTRTIFACANQAPGRPLDPKVRDFLHFILGPEGQQVLAQDGQYLPLMAATARQELAKLP, from the coding sequence TTGGCGCAAGTAAGGCAGATTGCCGCCGGGCTGATTTGGACCGTCGCGCCGCTGGCCGCGGCGGAAGCGGTGCCGCTCAACCCTTATCAGCCGCCGGTCAACGCGACGCAGACGATCCGCATCTGGGGCGACCGCCACATGGACGCGCTCACCCGCGCCTGGGCCCGGGCCTACCGGGTGGCGCATCCCGAAATCAGTTTCGAGATCAAGCTGCTCGGCAACGGCACCGGCATGCCCGCGCTCTACCTCGGGCTCGCTGACCTCGCGTTCTTCGGTCGCGACCTGATCGTCACCGACAAGGACGGGTTCAACCACGTGATGAAATACGACCCGGTGCGCATTGAACTCGGCACCGGCAGCCTCGATGCGCCGGGCAAGGCCACCGCGCTGGCGCTGTTCGTGCACCGCGACAATCCCCTGGCGCAGCTCACGCTCGCGCAAGTCGACGCCATCTTCAGTGCGCAACGCCGGCGCGGCGCGCCGGCCGCCATCCGCACCTGGGGCCAGCTGGGCCTGACGGGCGAATGGGCGGACAAACCCATCAACCTCTACGCCGATGACACGCAGAGCATGGCCGCGCTTTTCTTCCAGCGGGTGGCGCTGGGGGACAGCCGCATGATGAACTGGGAGCATTTCACCGAATTCCAGGACATCCGGCACCCGGACGGCACGGTGACCGAGGCGGCGGCGCAGAGCATGGCGGCGCTGCGCGCGGACCGCTACGGCCTGGCGGTTTCGAACCTGCATTACCTCGATGCGCAGGTCCGGCCGGTCGCACTCGCGGCGCAGGAGGGTGGGGCGTATGGCCTGCCCACGGCGGAGAACCTGATCTCACGCCGTTATCCGCTGACGCGCACGATTTTCGCCTGCGCCAACCAAGCGCCCGGCCGGCCGCTGGATCCGAAGGTCCGTGATTTTCTCCACTTCATCCTCGGTCCCGAAGGCCAGCAGGTGCTGGCGCAGGACGGCCAGTATCTCCCGCTGATGGCGGCCACGGCGCGCCAGGAACTGGCCAAGCTTCCCTGA
- a CDS encoding substrate-binding domain-containing protein yields the protein MRFVGIIGPLLAGLFLGPLRADEGRNASPYAQQVVASLPAFRPAPAPAGVIRLWGHGSFSRPFMRLLVARWARGFARFHPDITIREETYGTSSAIPALALGAGDLAILGEEILPEAVDTFRRVKLYEPFSVEIANGSVDVRNFDYAQMFFVHKDNPLAQLTLTQLDAIFGAEHRRGAPRNFRTWGDVGLTGEWADKPITPYGWRTDDSFGFYLEQTLLAGSHRWNSALREFRHINRPDGSIYDHGQQALDGLAQDRYGIAVSNIRYAGPDVKALKVAEHEGAPYVAVTARTLIDHTYPLSRTIPAFLDRAPGQPVEPKVKEFLRYILSREGQQDIVDDGRYLPLAPAMVAAQLKKLE from the coding sequence ATGAGATTCGTCGGCATAATCGGACCGTTGTTGGCCGGGCTTTTCCTCGGCCCGCTCCGCGCCGACGAGGGCCGCAACGCCTCGCCGTACGCGCAGCAGGTGGTGGCGTCGCTGCCGGCCTTCCGGCCGGCGCCCGCGCCGGCGGGAGTCATCCGCCTGTGGGGCCACGGCAGTTTTTCGCGGCCGTTCATGCGGCTGCTGGTCGCGCGGTGGGCGCGGGGCTTTGCGCGCTTCCATCCCGACATCACCATTCGCGAGGAAACCTACGGCACATCGTCGGCGATTCCCGCGCTTGCGCTGGGCGCCGGCGACCTCGCCATCCTCGGCGAGGAGATCCTGCCCGAGGCGGTGGATACGTTCAGGCGCGTGAAACTCTACGAGCCGTTCAGCGTGGAGATCGCGAACGGCAGCGTGGATGTGCGAAACTTCGACTACGCGCAGATGTTTTTCGTCCACAAAGACAACCCGCTCGCGCAGCTCACGCTGACCCAGCTCGACGCCATCTTCGGCGCCGAGCACCGGCGCGGAGCCCCGCGCAATTTCCGCACCTGGGGCGACGTCGGCCTGACCGGGGAGTGGGCGGACAAGCCGATCACGCCCTACGGCTGGCGGACCGACGACAGCTTCGGTTTCTACCTGGAGCAGACCCTGCTTGCCGGCAGCCACCGCTGGAACAGCGCGCTGCGGGAGTTCCGGCACATCAACCGGCCGGACGGCAGCATCTACGACCATGGCCAGCAGGCGCTCGATGGGCTTGCGCAGGACCGCTACGGCATCGCGGTCTCCAATATCCGTTACGCCGGGCCGGACGTTAAGGCGCTCAAGGTGGCCGAGCACGAAGGCGCGCCCTATGTGGCCGTCACCGCCCGGACGCTCATCGACCATACTTATCCGCTCAGCCGCACGATCCCGGCCTTTCTCGACCGCGCGCCCGGCCAGCCGGTCGAGCCGAAGGTGAAGGAGTTTCTCCGCTACATCCTGAGCCGCGAGGGCCAGCAGGACATCGTGGACGACGGCCGTTATCTGCCGCTCGCCCCGGCCATGGTCGCGGCCCAGCTGAAAAAACTGGAATGA
- a CDS encoding substrate-binding domain-containing protein, with amino-acid sequence MNHVAPVPAVRLARRLALTFALCLGALAAVAAPTNVLIRVPAGTPSPAGLPELLAKWRQSGQVANVLFLTQGKPEKAEHPAKFESLVVLEFQSEGSYESWQKEAAPALPAGLIVRRADALAHGELTPRDSNRSVFIVNTYTPIVPAEKFAEFVQGYVKPLYEGMRGTKHLVRYTAYLERGETGKIDALNVLEYRDPVAFETMGKIKGGIREKVAAATPTYGQFDKIKDTLRVDGFGTFASYTELPPPDLSDLPAYVPEVKIIGALRIMGSELKNAVDQLAEGFKHFHPEARVSTNFMTSSEGGLAGLYCGVSDVAPMGDDAKITDQMPFFNTFGYMPTEISVATGGSEKRGSLWAWAIVVNKDNPLEEISVDELERIFGAERTGGWELVNGDYRYTAKYARPADTNIRTWDQLGFKGEFAGKEISTFGYIAPGFEIAIERTWFHWSDKWNPNFREYVEAKQTTADADGAAVASERPLEDLSHNRFAIGIAGLMHVKDYPNVKVLRISKKKGGPAYALTPDNVANRTYPLLRDAYFYVNKAPGQPLDPKVREFMRFVLSREGQQIMAKVGFYYPLNKAYLEEQRKKLD; translated from the coding sequence ATGAATCACGTTGCCCCTGTTCCGGCCGTCCGCCTTGCGCGGCGGCTTGCCCTGACCTTTGCGCTCTGCCTCGGCGCCCTCGCGGCCGTCGCGGCCCCGACAAACGTCCTCATTCGCGTGCCCGCCGGCACCCCGTCGCCGGCCGGCCTGCCCGAGCTGCTCGCGAAGTGGCGCCAGTCCGGCCAGGTTGCCAACGTGCTTTTCCTCACCCAGGGGAAACCGGAGAAGGCGGAGCACCCGGCCAAGTTCGAATCGCTCGTGGTGCTCGAGTTCCAGAGCGAGGGTTCCTATGAGTCCTGGCAGAAGGAGGCCGCCCCCGCGCTGCCCGCCGGCCTGATTGTGCGGCGCGCCGACGCGCTGGCGCACGGCGAGCTGACGCCCCGCGACTCGAACCGCTCCGTCTTCATCGTCAACACCTACACGCCCATCGTGCCCGCCGAAAAGTTCGCCGAGTTCGTGCAGGGCTACGTGAAGCCCCTCTACGAAGGCATGCGCGGCACCAAGCACCTCGTGCGCTACACCGCCTACCTCGAGCGGGGCGAGACCGGCAAGATCGACGCCCTCAACGTCCTGGAATACCGCGATCCCGTCGCCTTTGAGACGATGGGCAAGATCAAGGGCGGCATCCGCGAGAAGGTCGCCGCCGCGACGCCGACCTACGGGCAGTTCGACAAGATCAAGGACACGCTGCGCGTCGACGGCTTCGGCACGTTCGCCAGCTACACCGAGCTGCCGCCGCCGGACCTCAGCGACCTGCCGGCCTATGTGCCGGAGGTAAAGATCATCGGCGCCTTGCGCATCATGGGCAGCGAGCTCAAGAACGCCGTCGACCAGCTGGCGGAAGGCTTCAAGCACTTCCATCCCGAGGCGCGCGTCTCGACCAACTTCATGACCAGCAGCGAGGGCGGCCTGGCCGGCCTCTATTGCGGTGTGTCCGACGTCGCGCCGATGGGCGACGACGCCAAGATCACCGACCAGATGCCGTTCTTCAACACCTTCGGCTACATGCCGACGGAGATCTCGGTCGCGACCGGCGGCTCCGAGAAGCGCGGCTCGCTCTGGGCCTGGGCCATCGTCGTCAACAAGGACAACCCGCTCGAGGAAATCTCCGTCGACGAGCTCGAGCGCATCTTCGGCGCCGAACGCACCGGCGGCTGGGAGCTGGTGAATGGCGATTACCGCTACACCGCCAAATACGCCCGCCCGGCCGACACCAACATCCGCACCTGGGACCAGCTCGGGTTCAAGGGCGAGTTCGCGGGCAAGGAGATCTCGACCTTCGGTTACATCGCGCCAGGCTTCGAGATCGCGATCGAGCGCACCTGGTTCCACTGGTCGGACAAGTGGAACCCCAATTTCCGGGAATACGTCGAGGCCAAGCAGACCACGGCCGACGCCGACGGCGCGGCGGTCGCCAGCGAGCGGCCCCTCGAGGATCTTTCGCACAACAGGTTCGCCATCGGCATCGCCGGCCTGATGCACGTGAAGGACTATCCGAACGTGAAGGTCCTGCGCATCTCGAAGAAGAAAGGCGGCCCGGCCTACGCCCTGACGCCGGACAATGTCGCCAACCGCACCTATCCGCTGCTCCGCGACGCCTACTTCTACGTCAACAAGGCGCCCGGCCAGCCGCTGGACCCCAAGGTCCGCGAGTTCATGCGCTTCGTCCTCAGCCGCGAGGGTCAGCAAATCATGGCGAAGGTCGGCTTCTATTACCCGCTGAACAAAGCGTATTTGGAAGAGCAGCGCAAGAAGCTCGACTGA